The Papilio machaon chromosome 15, ilPapMach1.1, whole genome shotgun sequence region TAGAAACTCCCGCGCCAcgcgcgcccgcgcccgcctcatGAAGACGCGCAGCTCGCGGGAGCACTGTGAACGCAAATGGCGTCtgcatacattttgatttacacGCGCCCGCGCTAGCACCCGCGCCCGCCGGCACTCTGAAAGAGCACTTAGATTTTGAATCTGATGAATTTGTTGTCACAATGTAAAAAACTAGCTAGTTTTTTGTGAGTTAGCCTAGGCGATCGAAATATCTTCCTATGTCATGTTTATGTATAAGGAACACAGCTTTACATAAagatattcttactaatattatatatgcgaaagtttaagTGGATGGAGGGATGgataattatttgttagatgatattttcaaaacaacaaaatggATCTAGtagaaatttggcatagatgttgaacatagtctaggAGAACTCATATGCTaataactaagtttttttttaattccgcacaaaCGGAATCAACGGATCGGGACGGGTCCAAttctagtcggtgccgtcaccaaACAATTAGCCGTACATacttatatttagtttataaattgtttttataaaaacattgtacTAGAGACTAAATAAACTCAGGAATAGTCATTCTTGGTCATGTTTCGACAGTGATTCACGAATCTTTGTCTCGTAgactttcaaaattaaactGATTTCAGTGAAAGCTTTAACTTCTAACTCTTAACAGGCTCCCGAGGGTCCACGGAAGTCCTAACTGGACCTGGGAGATCCTGAAATACTTTAAGAATCACTGTGTTAcgattttaattcataataagaaatatactaACTATTCATGCATTGTGAATAACAATATGTAGTTTTATAGATCAGTGAAATTCGAAGTCATTACTCAAAGACTACAAATTTCGCCAAATATTCcagaaaaaatatgtactacatattacataaatgatgtgatattcaattttcaattGAGAATATATATTTGACCGGTAGTACCGTGGCGATAAAAAAAAGTGCAAGTCACAGATGTACAAGATATCAACaggttttaatataaatatttggcCCCACGTCGCTATAACAGTGTGTTCACAGTGTGAAACAGACGTGTTACGTTCCTcacagtttttaaattaaataacattttgtaagtatttttttatttattcataatattttcaaatagttttctatattttttaaaattactttaatcatatttttcaattaattttttcgaatgattttttgtcataaatgataaaaataaaaaaataatacaattttgttttttagtttCCATGTTCTatcttcaatttaaaatacattttgtatgatTTTTCTGCAATGGACTTTTTTCTAAAATCTTACAATAGCAACGCTACTCGTGTTAATGGTCAATATTTATTCCACAGTACAATGAAGAACGTTAAAGTAACGTATTTCGATATTGAGGGCGTCGCTGAGGCGATCCGCTGGCTCCTGGCCTATGGTGGTCAGGAATTTGAAGACGTCCGCGTTGGCTTCGCGGACTGGCCAGCTTTCAAGCCAAGTTAGTATAAGAAACCATTAATGGacttaaaatctatatacaaaattaatttcgaaTACTTTCGCTACTTAAGCGTTTAATAAAGAAGATTtgtttttcagtttttattcTTCTACACAGAgctatgtttaaaaaatgttggcTCGTATAGCACTTGCGACgtctatgtaattttattgtatcgtctacttattttagtaacaactagcttttacccgcgactccgtccgcgcggaataaaaaatagaaaagggggtaaaaattatcctatgtccatttcctggttctaagctacctgcccaccaattttcagtccaatcgattcagccgttcttgagttataaatggtgtaactaacacaactttcttttatatatatatatagattaagttCATTTAATGAAATAGATATGATATTCATGAAAAGACTTTGAATAATTTCAGATAATACATCTTGCCACAGTATTCATTGATgcattattacaaaaatattaattaaaatcatgttTCTATTATTTCCAGAAACGCCACATGGTGTTATGCCCCTGCTGGAATTTGACGGCAAAGTGTACGGTCAGAGTTTTGCTATCTGTCGTTACCTCGGCAAGAAATACGGCCTTGCCGGTAAGACCCTGGAGGAAGACCTAGTTATCGATCAAAATACCGATTTCTACGCAGATGTCCGTTTAAGTAAGTCGAATTTTATATCAACCattggaaaaaatatatttttttcaaaaaattaggTAACCTAACCTTTTAAAGAGGCTCTCTCAGTTAGTATTTTTTCACGAAATGTCAAAGGAGTAGTCTTACTGATTCTTAAACTCACgttagttttttgttatttcagaGGGAATTCAGTCGTTCTGGGAACCTGATGCAAGTGTAAAGGCGGTGAAACAAGAGGCTCTCGTGAAGACCGTGTACCCAGAACTACTGCCAAAGTTGGAGAAAatcattaaagaaaacaacGGTCACATGGCCCTCGGCAGAGTGAGTCTTAACtcaaatatattaactttgtattaacagacatttttaaagcaacttcatatgtttatttttaagatttcgCTGAAAGAATGAACCAGCACATGACCACTGATGTTGTGTTTTTTCAATGAGCATTTCCATAAAAATgactttacaatattaatatgtttaaatacgTTTTGTTTCAGTTGACTTGGGCTGATTTTGTGTTCGCTGGATTTTATGAGTTCTTCAAACAACAATCACTGATTCCGGATATGGACGAGAAATACCCAAGCTTCAAAAAGTTGAGGGAAACCGTTTTGAACGTGCCCGCAGTCAAAAAGTACTTGGAATCAAAGTCGAAATAAATGTAGTGTTAT contains the following coding sequences:
- the LOC106714472 gene encoding glutathione S-transferase 2-like; protein product: MKNVKVTYFDIEGVAEAIRWLLAYGGQEFEDVRVGFADWPAFKPKTPHGVMPLLEFDGKVYGQSFAICRYLGKKYGLAGKTLEEDLVIDQNTDFYADVRLKGIQSFWEPDASVKAVKQEALVKTVYPELLPKLEKIIKENNGHMALGRLTWADFVFAGFYEFFKQQSLIPDMDEKYPSFKKLRETVLNVPAVKKYLESKSK